The region TGCGCACTACTCGTGCGCCGCGGGCGGACTTTTTGCGCTTGCCGTAATCGGCCTCATAGCAGGGCTGAAAGGCTGAAACCGCAGGCGAGCCGTCGGGGCGGCGGTGGGGGCGCAGTGATTGGCCGCGGGTTGGGGCGGGCCGATCGGTCGGATCGGGCTGATCAGGCCGGTCGCTTGGGTTCGGCCGGCGGGAGCCGGCCGAGAACGAGAACGGGGACGGGAACTCAGGTGGTGGGCGGCGTAAGTATCTTCCGCCCTTGCCCTTTACAAGGGCGCCCCCAGCCGTGACAGGCTCGATTTTCGCCCTCATTCCAGCCGCGCTCCCTTCCTTGTTCGCATGAAAGTGCAGTCTACACCGCCTACGGGCCAGTCGCAGACGTTCGACGTTGCTGAGACCTTCTTTTCGACGACGGATTTGCGGGGGCTGATCACGGCCGGCAACGAGGTGTTCTGCCGGACCAGCGGCTTTCCGTTCGAGGAGATGTTTGGCCAGCCGCACAACCTCGTGCGCAGTCCGGCGATGCCGCGGGCAGTGTTTCACCAGATGTGGAAGACGATCCGCGCGGGGCGGCTCTTCATGGGTTACGTGAAGAACCAGGCGCGCAACGGAAACCACTACTGGGTGTTTGCCGTGATCGTGCCGATTGCGCGCGGCTACCTGTCGGTCCGTATCAAGCCGACGTCGCCGCTGTTGCGCACGATCGAGGCGCTGTATCGCCGGCTGCAGGAGGGCGAGGCGGCGGCGCTCGAGCGGGGCGAGAGCGAGGGGAACGCGGCGGAGGTGGGCGTGGCCCTGCTGCAGGCGGAGGTGGAGAAGTTGGGCTACGCGACGTACGATGCGTTCAGCCACCATGCGCTCAACACCGAGATCAAGAGCCGTGATGCGGAGGTCGCGTCGCGCCGGCTGCGGCTGTTTCCGGAGGAACTGGGAGTCACGGGTGAGGAGAACAGCCAGGCGGAGCTCGGCCAGCTCTACGCCCTCGGGCTCCAGGTGTACCAGGGGCTCAGCGGGCTGTTCTCGTCGCTCGACGCGTTTGTGGAGATCTGCCGCAACATCCGGATTCACCAGGATGAGGTGCAGCGGATCTCGGATGAGTTTCGACTGAACGCGCTGAATGCGCACATCGCGGCGCATCCCCTCGGCGCCGAGGGCATCGCGCTCGGGACCGTCGCCCAGGCGCTGAATGGCCACGGCCAGACGCTTTCGCGCCACGTCGGTGTCTTTGCGGAGCGGATCCTGCGCACGACGGGGGCGGTCAACGACGTCACCTCCAACCTCTCCGCGGCGCGGATACAGGTGGAAATGCTGCTCAGTTTCCTGGCGGAGAGCGCGCAGCAGCGACACGAAGGTGCGGAGCGCGAACGCTGGCAGACGATGATCGCAGACCTGCGCGCCGCCAGCACGAGCACGATCGGCAACGCCGCCCGGGCGATGGGGCGGGTGCAGGTCTGCGTGCCCGAGGTGCTCGAGGCAAAGGAACAGCTGCGCAAGGACATCCTCTTCATCCAGGTCGCCCAGGTTTCGGGCATGACCGAGGTGTCGCGACTCCGCGACGGCGAGTCGCTGCACGCGACGTTCACCGGGCTGCGCCAGCAGGTCGAAGGCGGCAAGGGCGAGCTCGAGCACCTGGACAGGATCGTCGATGAACTCCAGGTTCTCGCCCTCAACACGCCTCCGCGTGTCGCTGCCATCGAGCAGGCGCTGAGCGGGCAAGAGGTCGGCGCCGCCGGCGCGGCCGAAGCGCGGGCATCCTAGGCCTGGCGGCGATTACTGCGAACCGGGACAGGGAGGGGCCAATGGGGCCTTGACCCCTGACGCGGTTCCCCGGGAGCGTTGGCGGGATGAGCGCTTGCTGTCGTGGGGTTTTGCTTCAGCCAAAGAAACGCGTCGCCGCCTCTTGCCCGCTGGTCTGCCTGTACCTGCTGGCGGCGACCGCGTTCGGGCTTCGGGCCGCCGAGGCGCCGGCGGTGGGCACGGCGGTGGATCCCGCGCTGAGCGTCGGGCCGCGGCCCGCTTGGGTCGAGGATGTGGCCTGGACGCTGTCGACCGGCAAACCGCCCGTCGGGGTGGCGGGGGA is a window of Opitutus sp. ER46 DNA encoding:
- a CDS encoding PAS domain-containing protein, translating into MKVQSTPPTGQSQTFDVAETFFSTTDLRGLITAGNEVFCRTSGFPFEEMFGQPHNLVRSPAMPRAVFHQMWKTIRAGRLFMGYVKNQARNGNHYWVFAVIVPIARGYLSVRIKPTSPLLRTIEALYRRLQEGEAAALERGESEGNAAEVGVALLQAEVEKLGYATYDAFSHHALNTEIKSRDAEVASRRLRLFPEELGVTGEENSQAELGQLYALGLQVYQGLSGLFSSLDAFVEICRNIRIHQDEVQRISDEFRLNALNAHIAAHPLGAEGIALGTVAQALNGHGQTLSRHVGVFAERILRTTGAVNDVTSNLSAARIQVEMLLSFLAESAQQRHEGAERERWQTMIADLRAASTSTIGNAARAMGRVQVCVPEVLEAKEQLRKDILFIQVAQVSGMTEVSRLRDGESLHATFTGLRQQVEGGKGELEHLDRIVDELQVLALNTPPRVAAIEQALSGQEVGAAGAAEARAS